One stretch of Arachis duranensis cultivar V14167 chromosome 1, aradu.V14167.gnm2.J7QH, whole genome shotgun sequence DNA includes these proteins:
- the LOC107481861 gene encoding uncharacterized protein LOC107481861, whose translation MEKVVRSCDKEYMKMAMLKHEQTFREQVYELHRLYRIQKILMKNIEVSEGGWYFHNTISNITSNGHIHHQKGTSQEKPQLMFPFNLDQQQQQQPPVLEEHIAESENNNNNNNNNNNNNNNNGILDFIEESEIELTLGPSSYYNNNNRKIIKKVIVTPITWDSGHSLSSSSTGSSDVNNKTRFHNNNGVVIRQNFDAVDEERLRQESLKKQAPWLFHQVFNLNLNMTREKKHK comes from the exons ATGGAGAAAGTTGTGAGGTCATGCGACAAGGAATACATGAAGATGGCCATGCTCAAACATGAACAAACTTTCAGAGAACAG GTATATGAACTTCACCGTTTATATAGAATTCAAAAGATACTAATGAAGAACATTGAAGTAAGTGAAGGAGGATGGTACTTCCACAACACCATTAGTAATATAACTTCAAATGGCCATATACATCATCAAAAGGGTACAAGTCAAGAAAAGCCACAACTAATGTTTCCATTCAATCTtgatcaacaacaacaacaacaaccacctgTGCTAGAGGAACATATTGCAGaatcagaaaataataataataataataataataataataataataataataataatgggaTTTTAGATTTCATAGAAGAGAGTGAGATTGAGTTAACACTAGGGCCCTCAAGTtattacaacaacaacaaccgcAAGATAATCAAGAAAGTTATTGTGACACCAATAACTTGGGATTCAGGGCATAgcttgtcttcttcttcaactggGTCAAGTGATGTCAACAACAAGACAAGGTTCCATAATAATAATGGAGTTGTTATTAGGCAAAATTTTGATGCTGTTGATGAAGAGCGTTTGAGACAAGAGAGTTTGAAGAAACAAGCACCTTGGCTTTTTCATCAAGTATTCAATCTCAATCTGAATATGACTCGGGAAaagaaacataaataa